The proteins below are encoded in one region of Acanthochromis polyacanthus isolate Apoly-LR-REF ecotype Palm Island chromosome 4, KAUST_Apoly_ChrSc, whole genome shotgun sequence:
- the vamp4 gene encoding vesicle-associated membrane protein 4 isoform X1, translating to MREPDREEQTEDNMPPKFKRHLNDDEVTGSIRSERRNLLEEDSDEEEDFFLRGPTGPRFGPQNDKIKQVQSQVDEVIDVMQENISKVIERGERLDDLQDKSESLSDNASAFSSRAKQLHRRMWWRDMKMKMIIALVVVALLLIIIIPVILRFRQ from the exons ATG AGGGAGCCAGACCGGGAGGAGCAGACTGAAGACAACATGCCCCCCAAGTTTAAACGACACCTCAACGACGACGAGGTCACGGGATCCATTCGCAGCGAGAGG AGGAACCTTCTGGAGGAGGActctgatgaagaggaagactTTTTTCT GAGAGGGCCGACAGGACCAAGATTTGGACCTCAGAATGACAAAATCAAGCA GGTGCAGTCGCAGGTCGATGAGGTGATCGACGTGATGCAGGAGAACATCTCCAAGGTGATAGAGAGGGGCGAGCGGCTCGACGACCTGCAGGACAAGTCAG AGAGCCTATCAGACAACGCGTCTGCCTTCAGTAGCCGAGCCAAACAGCTGCACAGGAGGATGTGGTGGAGAGACATGAAG ATGAAGATGATTATTGCGTTGGTAGTTGTCGCTCTCCTGCTGATTATCATCA tTCCAGTGATCCTTCGATTTCGCCAGTGA
- the vamp4 gene encoding vesicle-associated membrane protein 4 isoform X2, whose amino-acid sequence MPPKFKRHLNDDEVTGSIRSERRNLLEEDSDEEEDFFLRGPTGPRFGPQNDKIKQVQSQVDEVIDVMQENISKVIERGERLDDLQDKSESLSDNASAFSSRAKQLHRRMWWRDMKMKMIIALVVVALLLIIIIPVILRFRQ is encoded by the exons ATGCCCCCCAAGTTTAAACGACACCTCAACGACGACGAGGTCACGGGATCCATTCGCAGCGAGAGG AGGAACCTTCTGGAGGAGGActctgatgaagaggaagactTTTTTCT GAGAGGGCCGACAGGACCAAGATTTGGACCTCAGAATGACAAAATCAAGCA GGTGCAGTCGCAGGTCGATGAGGTGATCGACGTGATGCAGGAGAACATCTCCAAGGTGATAGAGAGGGGCGAGCGGCTCGACGACCTGCAGGACAAGTCAG AGAGCCTATCAGACAACGCGTCTGCCTTCAGTAGCCGAGCCAAACAGCTGCACAGGAGGATGTGGTGGAGAGACATGAAG ATGAAGATGATTATTGCGTTGGTAGTTGTCGCTCTCCTGCTGATTATCATCA tTCCAGTGATCCTTCGATTTCGCCAGTGA